A genomic stretch from Erysipelothrix sp. HDW6C includes:
- a CDS encoding UbiA family prenyltransferase produces the protein MLKKFLNYTEIQTKITSLFPFVLTLGILTFEGIKIQVLPTLVFFIGMFVFDLTTTAINNYIDSKDNGQDIGFTRKQGKVLIFTMFTIAMASGLYLVAITDLVILFLGMFCFAVGIFYTWGPVPISRQPYGEIISGVLYGYIIPFILIHANAPGHLVAFGYNQGIVDLQFNILNIIDFLIIFLPPTALTSSIMLANNTCDIDADIAVKRYTLPYYIGRKNAVTLMLGLYVSVYSAIVVGVILGILPWFALATLATIPVVIKQFNAYRADLIKRISFKFIIKNFIIIMFFYDITVIIGSILQ, from the coding sequence ATGTTAAAGAAATTTTTAAACTATACAGAGATTCAAACGAAGATTACCAGTCTTTTTCCGTTTGTATTAACGTTAGGGATTCTTACATTCGAAGGTATAAAGATACAAGTGCTTCCAACACTTGTATTCTTTATAGGTATGTTTGTATTTGATCTAACGACCACAGCAATCAATAACTACATTGATTCAAAAGATAACGGACAAGATATTGGATTTACTCGCAAACAAGGGAAAGTTTTGATCTTTACCATGTTTACGATTGCGATGGCATCGGGACTTTACCTTGTAGCCATTACGGATTTGGTTATTTTATTTTTAGGAATGTTTTGCTTTGCAGTTGGAATTTTCTATACGTGGGGTCCTGTTCCAATTTCACGACAACCCTATGGAGAAATTATCTCCGGTGTCCTTTACGGGTACATTATTCCATTTATATTGATCCATGCAAATGCACCGGGACATCTTGTTGCATTTGGATACAATCAAGGAATTGTTGACTTACAATTTAATATTTTAAATATTATCGATTTCCTGATCATATTCTTGCCACCTACGGCCTTGACGTCGAGTATCATGTTGGCAAATAATACATGTGACATTGATGCCGATATCGCAGTAAAACGCTATACATTGCCTTACTACATTGGTCGCAAAAATGCGGTAACATTAATGTTGGGTCTTTATGTTAGTGTCTATAGTGCCATTGTAGTTGGTGTAATTCTTGGAATTCTACCATGGTTTGCATTGGCAACGCTGGCAACAATTCCAGTTGTTATCAAGCAATTCAATGCCTATCGTGCTGATTTGATTAAGCGTATTTCATTCAAATTCATCATAAAGAACTTTATCATCATTATGTTCTTTTATGATATTACAGTTATCATTGGGAGTATCTTACAATAA
- a CDS encoding polyprenyl synthetase family protein: MSIFDQNLQYVKDEVGKILSTSPLVIRKYTEHLLKSEGKYIRACAVLAAAENVDGTIHYDAVKFAASIEVLHLATLVHDDVMDDANVRRGIPTLHKLYGRKTAVICGDYLMAASLSLANKVDRKHDYLDYSLPMYMEEIAMGELSQHLNNGNYRLKMKDYLKIIEGKTAKLFEAAMYAGVATSDDPHAQHADYKTIGNHVGMIFQLLDDVMDFEETERTAKKPVQSDFEQGVVTLPLIHAFDTYPELLEQVEKEPLSREAINSAVAKAGGVKYTQDCATNYYETAKERINKLEIQPDKRARLMGILNLSMRVQ, translated from the coding sequence ATGAGTATTTTTGATCAAAACTTACAATATGTAAAAGACGAGGTTGGTAAAATTTTATCAACCTCTCCTTTGGTCATTAGGAAGTATACCGAACATCTTCTGAAATCTGAAGGTAAATATATTCGTGCATGTGCAGTCTTGGCTGCTGCTGAAAATGTTGACGGTACAATTCACTATGATGCCGTAAAATTTGCTGCTTCAATTGAAGTGCTGCATCTTGCTACTTTGGTGCATGATGATGTTATGGATGATGCAAATGTACGTCGGGGTATTCCGACATTGCATAAGCTCTATGGGCGTAAGACCGCAGTAATCTGTGGTGACTATCTCATGGCAGCATCACTATCCTTGGCAAATAAAGTTGATCGTAAGCATGATTATTTGGATTACAGCTTGCCGATGTATATGGAAGAAATAGCCATGGGCGAACTCAGTCAGCATCTTAACAATGGTAATTACCGTTTGAAGATGAAGGACTATCTGAAAATCATCGAAGGAAAAACTGCAAAACTATTTGAAGCTGCGATGTATGCAGGGGTTGCCACTTCGGATGATCCTCATGCGCAACATGCTGACTACAAAACAATTGGGAATCACGTTGGAATGATTTTTCAACTTCTTGATGATGTTATGGACTTCGAAGAAACAGAAAGAACAGCCAAAAAACCTGTCCAATCTGATTTTGAACAAGGTGTAGTAACATTGCCACTCATCCATGCTTTTGATACGTATCCAGAGCTTTTGGAGCAAGTTGAAAAGGAACCCTTAAGTCGTGAAGCCATTAATAGTGCTGTTGCAAAAGCAGGTGGTGTTAAATACACACAAGATTGCGCAACAAACTATTATGAAACAGCTAAAGAAAGAATCAATAAGCTAGAGATTCAACCAGACAAGCGTGCGCGTCTGATGGGGATTCTTAACTTATCCATGAGAGTTCAATAA